In Ignavibacteria bacterium, the sequence AACTGGTATGACTTTAACAAAAATGTCTTTTGTAGTATCTCTATTCATAATGAAAATTTCTGATCGTGGGGTTTGTTGTGCAAACAAAATACTTGAATTTATAACAAAAAATAAAACAGCTTGAATTAAAGTTTTCATACAAGGAATTCTCCTGTTTATTTTATAAAAACAATTTTATTCGATTTAGAAAATGTTTTGTTATCTGTGAACTTTACAAAATAGACACCTGAAGTATAATTTGTAGCATCAAGATACGTACTATAAATACCTGCGCGGTGGTAACCCGCAACTAAAACTTCAACCTCCTTTCCCGATGTGTCAAAAATTTTTATAATTATGTCTGTTGGAGCAGGTACCTCATACTTAATTACAGTCCCTGGATTGAAAGGATTTGGATAGTTTTGGTGAAGTTGAAACTTTTTGGGGATTTCAGTTTCAGTATGCTGTATTCCAATAGGATCTGCTTTGGTAGTCTTTAAAACATAAAGAAATTGCGCATCCAGTTCAAGTGGCGGGAAATTAAAAGCGTCTCCACTGACAACATAAGAACTATCATTGCATAAATCAACAGATGATCCTGAAATTTCAAGTGTATCTAGCGGGTAGGTTTTTTCCCAAACTTTATTGCCTAAAGGGTCTATTGCCAATAAAAACGCTTCAGTGGATTTTACTCCTGTAATGACATAAGTGTTATTATATTCTACTCTAACAGCACAATCCGATGACCTCAAATTAAAATATGTATTTGTATCGCCATAAATTTTTGACCATTCTAAATTTCCGAAACTGTCTGTTTTTGTGTAATACAACTTAATGTATTGATTATTGTATACTATCGTTCCAATAATTAAATAGCCAAAATCTAAAGTTTCAAAAACATTATAGCCAATTTCATTAGAAATACTTCCATATTTATTAGTCCAAAGTGTATCTCCGTTTAAGTTAGTCTTAATCAAGAGTTGTTCAAGATTGTTTAATATAGTTATCACACCTGTAAGTACTAAACTCCCATTCGCTAATTGCTTTACATGATAAATTGTACTTTGAGTATTTCCCGGTCTAATTATTTTTGACCACAATTTATTTCCATTAGTATCAATTTTTACCATATATCCTGATCTTACAGTGGGGCTGCCGGTTTCACATTTACCAACTGCAATGATTTTCATATCATTCGTTTCAATCAAGTGATAGAAATACAAGCTATATCCGGTTTCTGGTATATTCTTCATCCAGATTATGCTGCCATCTGGTCTCAATTTTACAACCAATCGGTTGTCTCCCACTGCTACAAAATCACCAGTTGAAGTTTCAATTACAGAAGTCATCCCTATAGTTGCAGGTAAATATCTTACCCACAGAGTATCACCTGTATTATTTAATTTTGCCACAAAACCCCAGTACCCGCTTCCCCCTCTTCTCCCGGCAATTACGTAATTTCCATCACTCGTTTGTTTAATGGAATTTCCTGTAGTCCAATTAGAATAGAGATCAGTCTTCTGCCAAACTACTTCTTGACCTAACACAATTTGGTTAAAAAAGACTAACACTACAACAAAGCTAAATGCTTTTGCATTTATTAAATTTGTTCGTTTTACAGGTTTTTTACTCATAATTTTTAAAAATTCGGTTAGTTTCAGTTTGGCTTGTTTCCCGTTTTCACAGTAAACTCAAAGGATTCGGGTTTTATAGTATAATTATATATTTCAAATTAATATAAAATCAATCTATAGTCAAGCGTAAAATTGTAAATTATTAATCAATATTAGCTATTTTGCCAATCAAAACAAGCACCGGTAAATTGATTTCGGATTTGTATTCATCAAGGCTCGGGTATTATATAAATTTCTATAGGTAATTATAGTATCATTACAAATATAATACAGCTATTAAGGCAGAACAATGATTTGAGTCATAAAAAACCTGCCATGTCTTTAAGACCCGGCAGGTTTATGGATAATATAAAACAATTTTATACTATTTCACTAACATCATCTTTTTTGTTTCAGTAAAACTGCTTGTTGAAAGTTTGTAAAAATACACACCGCTCGAAAGTCCTGTTGCATCAAAAGTAATTTCATAACTTCCGGGTTTTATGTTCTGCTGTAAAATCGTATTTACAAGTCTGCCGGATATATCGTAAATATCTAAACTGACTGCCCGGAGGTCAGTCTCTACTGATGGAATACTGAATTTGATCTTCGTACTTGGGTTAAAGGGATTGGGGTAATTTTGTGAAAGCGAAAATTGTTTCGGTATTTCATTTGTTACCGGCTCTATTCCTATCGGATTTTCGATGAGGTCTCTTTCATAAATTCCGTTGCCGTGTGTAGTTGCCCTTATATTGCGGCTTGGGTACACTATAGTAAGATCAAACACCAGCGCAAAAGGCATTCCCGTTGTAAATGCTGACCAGTTAACGCCGCTGTTTGTTGATACATAAACACCAAGATCATTGCCAACATAAATATTTTGCGTATATAGTGGGTCTATGCATATCGACTGGTGCGGCACATCAGGCAGATTAGATGTAATGTTAACCCAGTTCGCTCCGCCGTTTGATGAACGGTAAACATGCGGGTTACCGAATCCGCCGAATGTCGCGTAAACATCCATTGAGTTATTGGGATTTACATGAATATCCGTGGGATATCGGTTTGGCAATACGCCGCCGCCAACATTTACCCAGTTTGTACCGTTTGTGGTCTTCCATATAGTAGCCGCTGCGCCGTTTAATACAGGGATGGTTCCGCAATAAACCGTATCGGTATTTGTTGCTGAGCCATCCATTGAAAGAACCTTCGCTCCGCTGAATGAACCGTACGGACCCTGCCATGATGTCGCGCCGTTTGTTGAGCGGTATATTGAAGTACCGCCGGCATACATTATATTTGAATTTGACCTGCATGCAATGAACGGTGCGGCAAAACAATAATTATTACCATTGCCGCTTCCCGGCGGGGGGCGCTGCGACCAGGTAACGCCTCTATCTGTAGAGCGGTAAATTGCGCCGTAAGTATATTCAGTGTAGCAGATATTATCATTCTGCGCGTTCACTGCGCACCACATGCCATCGCCGACAAATGTTTTGTACCATGCTGTTGTTCCCTGGTAAAATGTTGAGCGGTTATCCTGAAGACCCCCGATACAGAAAATTGAATCCTGCATAGAGTTCGCAAATCCCGCATAGAACTGTGTTGTTACATACCCGCCGTTGCAGGAATAATACGTTTCACCAAAATCATTGGAGCGGTAAAGACCGCCATCAGTTATGCAGTATATTTTATCGGGGTCACGCGGATTTGAAATGAAATAATGATGATCGGCGTGCGCAAAATCACTGGTCAAGCCTTCCGGCTCGCCGGGCGGTGTTGCGCCTTCATTCCACGCAGACCAGTCTGATTTTGTAACAAAGCTTGTTCCGCCATTGGTTGATTTAACGAGATCAATAGTGCCAACGATAATCTGGTTAGGGTCATTTGATTTAACCATATGGGCATTATTATACCAGCCCTGGTTCCCGATAGGAACGCTTGTAGATTTAAGTGTCCATGTAACACCGGCATCAGTGCTTGAATAGTATCCAACGTATGAAAGATCATTTGATACGCTTGCGTAAACAAAATTCGGATTACCCTTATAAAGCTCAATGGTAGTTTTACCGGTCCAGTTTGCGGGCAGGCCGCCGGTTAATTTTACCCAGGATGTTCCTGCATTGGTTGATTTATATATACCTACATTTGCATTGGGCACATTATTGGTTAAGTTGCCAACAGAAATATACAGTATGCTCGTATCAACCGGATTTATTTCCATATCCATCACCATCTGGTAATTTAAAACCTGGAACCAGGAAGAGCCGGCATTTATAGATTTCCACACACCTTCGCTTGTTGCTGCGTAAACTGTATTGCGGTTCTTTGGATTTAACAGTACACGCCAAACACCACGCTGGTTGTTGTAAGACCAGTCAAGTGATTTAGACCAGTTTACGCCGCCGTTGGTAGTTTTCAGGATCCCGATGCCGTACATACCGCGTGTAACGCGCACATCAACCCCGTTGAGTGAGTACTGGTAACCATAATTTTCACCGGTTCCAATGTACATTACATTAGGGTTTGCTGAATCAATTGCTATTGAGCTCACTGCAAGTGAAGGATATCCTGTTTCAATCCTTTGCCATGCGTTAGCGCCGAGTCCGCCGGTTACTGATTTCCACAATCCACCTGATGCAGAACCCATGTATAAAGTGGCTGTATCAACAGGGCTGAATTCCATACACAGGCTTCTGCCGCCAATGTTATTGGGTCCTATTGATTGCCACTGGGTTGGCGAATCATACAATGCGTCATATTGCGGCATAGTTTTGGAGTACTCAAATGCCCGGTAGAATTTATCTTCAGGTATATCCGGTTCAGGGAATGATCTGATTTCCGAAAGGAACTGCATTGAAAGCATTGCGCCCGAGGGTTTATTTATTTTCTTTTCTTTGTAAGATGGTTCATTTTCTACACTGTTCACATGAGTACCAACTACAAAATAAAAAGCAATTATAACCAAAGAAAATAAAACCCCTGTTATAATAGTGTATTTATTTTTCATTATTTTTTATGATTTACTTAATTATAATGTATAAAGGATAAATTTACAATTGAAATATAAAATAGTTAATTAACGTTATCAGTTAGCTTTCTTTATTAAGGCAAGTTCCCGTAAAAGACCCCAGTTATACAAACCGGTATTGTGGCCGTCTTTCCAGTGAAGCTGGATGGCATAATTTCCAACTATTTCCGCTTTTTCAAGATTAAATGAATCTTCGGTTAGAGGTGTTTTATTAACCGGTGAATATTTATACAGCAGCACTTCTTCACCGCTGCACTCCGCACACGGGCAGTGTTCACGAAGAAGCTTTGCAGTAATATCAAACTCCATTCCGTCATCAAATGATATATGGAATGAATTATTATCAGGATTTCGTTTAAACTGTGTTAGTGTCATTTTTTCAGCTCATTTCAAGCATTCGTTGTATTGGTCTTAAGGCTTTCAGCCTTGTTTCTTCATCAATAATTATCTCAGGCTTCCCCTCTTTCATACACAGGTACAGTTTTTCCATAGTGTTTAACTTCATGTAAGGACATTCATTGCATGAACAGTTAGCTTCAGGCGGCGCAGGGATAAATTTCTTTTCAGGCGAAGCCTTCTGCATCTGGTAAATTATACCTTCTTCTGTGGCAACAATAAATTCATTTGCGGGATTTTCCCTGGTGAAATTAAGCAGAGCGCTTGTAGAGCCGATAAAATCAGCCCTGTTTAGCACAGCTTCCTCGCATTCCGGGTGAGCGATCAGAAGAGCATCCGGATTTTCCGTCTTAAGTGTGATGATCTTTTTATCGCTGAATGTTTCATGTACGATACAGCTACCGTCCCATAACAGCATATTTCGTCCGGTCTTTTTCATTATATACCTGCCAAGGTTTTTATCGGGCGCAAATATTATTTTTTGATCTGCCGGAAGCTGCTCAACAATTTTTACAGCGTTGGAAGATGTACAGATTATATCACTCAGCGCTTTTACAGCTGCAGAGCAGTTTATGTAGCTTATTACTATGTGGTCAGGATATTGTTCGCGGAATTTTTTGAACATGGGCGCAGGGCAGCCTTCGGCAAGTGAACAGCCGGCATTAAGATCAGGCAGCAATACCTTTTTGCCCGGGTTAAGTATTTTGGCTGTTTCAGCCATAAAATGTACGCCGGCAAATACTATTACATCTGCATCTGTTGAAGCTGCGCGGCGGGATAGCTCGAGGGAGTCTCCAATATGATCCGCAAGGTCCTGTATCTCGGATTCCTGGTAATAATGCGCAAGGATAACTGCGTTCATTCTCTTTTTCAATGCAATTATCTCTTCTTCCAGATTGAGCGGTGAAAGATCTATAACGGGTTTATTTAATGCTGTTTCCATTTTACAATAATTTTAAGAAATCATCTAAATTCAACCTGGCTTGTTTTAATATATGAGATAAAGTAGAACGCTTTACAGGTTTATGAGCAGGTACGGTAATTTTCAAGATCTCATTTTCCAGTCTTTTCTGCAACCTAATATGACTACCTTTCTGTTTCACAATAATCCATCCTTTCCTTTGCAGAGCAGAAATGATCTTGAAATACGGCAACACTGGAACTTTACTCACAGAACAAGTTCTTTAGTTTCAACTCCTTCTTTCAAAATCATTTCATCATCAACCGGTTCAAGGTAAAGTTCTATAGCTTCTATTATATTAGCTTCTGCTTCTTCTTTATTCTCACCCTCACTTATACATCCAGGTAGAGAAGGAACATAGACTGTATATCCTCCATCATCACTTGGTTCAAGCACTATTTTAAGTTTCATATAATTATAATTAGTTTAATATTTCTTAACTTCAGGGTCTATCCTGTCATGCCAGGCGTGTATACCGCCCAATAGGTTCTTTACATTACTGTACCCTATGTTATCTTTAAGGTATAATGTAACATGATGTGAACGGTTCCCTGTTCTGCAATACACAATTATCTCAGTATCCTTATCCTGCGGAAGTTCATTCATTCTCTCAGGCAGTTCGCTCATTGGAATTAGCACTCCCCCAATATGGGAAATATCCCTTTCATGGGGTTCCCTTATATCAAGCAGGTACACTTTTTCTCCGCTATCGACTCTTTGTTTATATTCTTCAACTGTTATTTCCCATTCGTTGTGTTCTGTCATATTTTCTTTTGAATTTATATTTTTGCAGAATTGTTCATAATCTATTAATTCAGTTATTACCGGGTCGCTTCCGCAAACTGGGCAAGCCGGATCTTTTGCAAATTTAACTTCACGGAACTTCATATTCAGTGCATCAATAAGTAACAGGCGGCCATTCAGCATTTCTCCTTTACCGAGGATAAACTTTATCACTTCGTTAGCCTGCAGGGAGCCGATTATGCCGGGCAGAACTCCCATTACCCCGCCATCAGCGCAGTTAGGTGTATCGCCCGGTGCGGGAGGCTCCGGGTATAAGCATCTGTAACAGGGTCCGTGTACCGGTTCAAAAAAAGATACCTGGCCATCAAACCTTAAGATACTTCCGTAAACAAAAGGTTTACCAAGAATAACACAGGCATCATTTACTAAGTAGCGGGTGGCAAAGTTATCTGTGCCATCGGCAATAATATCATAATCCCGCAGAATATCCAAAGCATTATCCCTTGTAAGCCGCTCATTATATAGAGTAATTTCGATATTGGGATTTATTTCATTTAAACGCTCTTTTGCCAGCTCTGTTTTTAAATGACCCACATCATTGGTTGAATATAATACCTGTCTCTGCAGGTTTGAATAACTCAGCTCATCAAAATCCACTATCCCAATCCTGCCAACCCCTGCAGCAGCCAGATACATGGATATTGGCGAACCCAGTCCGCCGGCACCAAGGATCAACACACTTGCAGCCTTCAATTTTAACTGTCCATGTTTGCCAACTTCAGGAATAACAAGATGTCTGCTGTAACGCTCGAGTTCGTTTGAAGTTAACTCAATGTTTTCTGCTGTTATATTTTCAGGGAAATTTGCCATGCGAACAAAATTAGCTAAAAAGTAATTATATATAAAGGTTATAACAATAAATCATTATATGAAATTGCAGATTTTGAGTGTTTTTAGCCGCAGAAATACCGATTTAGCAATAGAATAGTAAGATAAAAATCATTATTTTTGCCCCAATGCAAAATTTAAACAAAGAAAATATCATTGAATTTATCAGGAAAAATAAGACTTTTCTGCATGATAAATATGGAGTTCTTTCAATTGGGCTTATGGGTTCATTTGCCCGTGACGAACAAAAAGCCGATAGTGATATTGACTTTATTGTAGAATTTGCTGAAGTAGATTATAGTAAACTTGTTAAAATGACCTCATTTCTTGAAGAAAAGTTCAAGACCAAAGTAGATATCATTATTAACAATAAATACTTGAGTAAAAAGTTTAAAGATTTAAATGAAAAAGATACGATAAATGCCTAGCGATGCGATTATTCTCAATAAATTTGAGATAATTAAAGGATCTGTCTTGATAATACTTGATCGATTTAAAGATGTATCAGCACCTGATGATTTTATGACAACTCCTAACGGAGTAATGAAACTCGATTCAATAGCAATGAGATTACAGAGTATCGGGGAATCAATTAAGAAAATAGATAAGTATAGACCCGAACTTTTGAGAAATTACAATGAGATTGACTGGAATGATATTATAAAGTTCAGAGATTTTATATCACATCATTATGATCTTGTTAATCCAGAAATGATCTATAATACCTGTAAAGAAAAGTTACCAATACTTAAAAGTACTATTGAAAAAATAATTAACGAAAATTTTAAATAAATATATATGTCCATCCAAAACGGAAAAAAAGCTAGTCCATTACTGAATAAGAGCGTTTCAAAAAAAGAGTGGCTCAAAACAGCTGAAGAGCTGCCGACAACTGATATGAAGTTCACTTCGCTAAGCGGTGAAGAAGTAGAGCTGTTATATACACCCGAAGATGTCAAGAACATCGATCATGATTCAGAAATAGGTTACCCGGGCGAGTTCCCCTATACACGCGGAATACACCACAACCTTTACCGCGGCAAGCTGTGGACAATGCGCCAGTTCGCCGGCTTTGGCTCACCTGAAGATACCAATGAGCGTTTTAAATACCTGCTGGCTCACGGGCAAACGGGACTTTCTACAGCATTTGATATGCCTACATTAATGGGGTGGGATTCAGATGATGAGCTCGCCGAAGGCGAAGTTGGAATTTGCGGTGTAGCAATTTCATCACTTGATGACATGAAGGTACTGTTCAACGGAATTCCGCTGGATAAAGTATCAACTTCTATGACAATTAACTCACCTGCTGCAATGATGCTCGCTTTTTATCTTGGAGTAGCAGAAGAACAGGGCGTACCTTTTGATAAGCTGCAGGGCACAATGCAGAACGATATTTTAAAAGAATACATCGCGCAGAAAGAATTCATCTATCACCCTGAGCCTTCTATGAGGATCATTGTTGATATGATAGAATACTGCAAGGATAATGTACCCAAGTTCAATCCTGTTTCAGTCAGCGGATATCATATCCGCGAAGCTGGCTCGACCGCTGCACAGGAGCTTGCTTTCACACTGGCTGACGGCTTTGCATACATTGAAGCTTGTATTGCCCGCGGAATGGATGTTGATTCTTTCGCGCCCAGGATCTCATTTTTCTTTAATTCACATTTAGACTTCTTTGAAGAAATAGCTAAGTTCCGCGCAGCAAGAAAAATATATGCAAAACGCATGCGCAATAAATACGGCGCAAAGAATCCAAAGTCATGGACTCTTCGCTTCCACACGCAAACAGCAGGATGCTCTTTAACAGCGCAGCAGCCTGAAAACAATATTGTAAGAACAGCGATCGAAGCGCTTGCTGCTGTACTTGGCGGCACGCAGAGCCTGCACACAAACTCAATGGATGAAACACTTGCGCTTCCTTCAGATAAGGCTGTAAAAATTGCCTTAAGAACCCAGCAGATAATCGGTTATGAACACGGTGTAATTAATACAGTGGATCCGCTTGGAGGCAGCTACTATGTTGAAGCCTTGACAAAGAAAATGGAAGATGAAGCGGAAAGCTATTTTGAAAAGATCGATGCACTCGGCGGTGTAATTCCCGCTATTGAAGCAGGCTTCTTCCAGAAGGAAATAGCTGATGCTGCTTACCGCTACCAGATGGAGCTTGATAAGAAAGAGAAAATTATCGTTGGAGTTAATGAATTTGTAGAAGAAGAAGAAAAGATAGATATCCCGATCCTTAAAATTTCAAAAGAAGTAGAACGCGTCCAGGTAAAACGCCTGCGCGAAATGAAGGCTTCCAGGAATAACGAAAAAGTGGAAGAAACTCTCGCTGCAATGGTACAGGCTGCAAATGATAACCTGAATCTAATGCCGAGGATTCTTGACTGCGCAAGGAATCATGTAACACTTGGTGAAATGTGCAATGCTTTAAAAGAACCGTTCGGCGTTTACGAAGAACAGGCTGTATTTTAAAATATAAATTATTGATGATTTCTTAACCCCTCCCATTATTGGTGAGGGGTTTTTTAATTTTATTTTTTTTACTTAATCCCGCCTTTGAAAATTGCCGCCATAATTTAGTAGCTTCTGGTTCAGATTAACCCGCTATTAAAAATAACCGTTTTTTGCAGGTATTTCTGAATTGAATATATCTTTCAAATGAGATACTTTTACTTTAATTATTATTGATATCTTAAATTATAGCTAAATAACAGGATAACAGCATATTATTTTACAATCATTCAAAAATACTGATAAGCACATTTTAATAATAATTATCCTTTACATATGTTTACAGGCGGCTTATTTAATTTCGGAATATACCATCGCAGGCGGAAGTTTCGGAGCCCCGCTTGACGATGTTTGGATTCATTTCCGCTTCGCTGAAAATTTCGCACACGGATTTTTCTACCAGTATAACCCCGGTGAACCTACACCCGGTACAACTTCACCGCTATGGGTAATTATACTTGCCGTTCCATTTCTTTTTTCACAAAACCTGATATTGCCGTACGCGCTGTTTGTAAGCTCTTTATTTTTTTTACTGGCTCTCATTCAGTTATACAAATTCTGTATTAAGCTTGGATTTGACGGAATATATTCCCTTTTAATTACACTGATAACAATGGCAGCCGGCAGGCTGCTTTGGTCGTCGCTTTCAGGAATGGAAATAACATTATTCGTATTGCTGAGCGTACTCATTATTAAAAGCCATTTAAAAGAAATAACAAACGGCAGGGTTACATTTTTAACCGGATTATTACTTGGTATAGCAGCAAATACACGTCCTGAAACATACCTGCTTGCGGGACTATATTACCTCACAACTTTATATCTGCTGCGTAATAAATTAAAAGGAAATTCCTCCAAGCTGATTTTATCAGGCGTAATTTTTTTAATACTGTTACTGCCATATCCTTTGTTTTCGTATATGCACACCGGGGGATTCTTACCCAATACCTATGAAGGACAGGTCGGTTCTGCGAAATACCTGCCAAACTTTACTTTTATAATTGAATCTGCTAAAATTTTCATAAAAGATAATTTCGTAATATTTATTTTATGGGGATTAAGTGCGATATATTTTGTATACACTATAATAAAGAAAAAAGTTGAAGGTAATTTCCTTTTATTAAATCTGTGGATATTCCTGCTGCCCCTGGTTTCAGCTTTTATAGCTCCAAACTGGCGGCATCATGGCAGGTATTTGATTCCCCTAATTCCATTTATTAACATTTCTGCAATATATATATTGCGTAAGCTGCACACTTATTACGAAGCAAAAGGTTACAGGCGTTATACCCTGTTCAGAAAAGGAACTATTGCCGTAATATTGATTGCTTCAGTTAACAGCGGTGTGCTGTTTGCCGGTGTGCTGGGATGGAACGTTGAAAATATCAACAACCAGCAGGGCAAAATTGCAGCATGGCTTAACCAAAACCTGCCCGGTGAAACTGCCTTCGGCATGAATGATATCGGGATAATTACATTCAAAACGAAGAAGTATGTAGTTGATATGGCGGGCCTGGTAACCCCGGAAGTTTTTGGCTTTCAGAAAATGAGCTATGAAGACGGCTCGAAAGCATTATTTAAATTCCTGAAAGCAAAAGGAGTGAATTATATTATAATTTACCCGGACTGGTTTGAGTATATTATGGCAAATTATTCCGGCGCATTCACTCAGGTACACAGCCAAAAGCTTCAAAAAAATACAATATGCGGCGGCATTGAGATGTTTGTATATAAGATAAACTGGGATAAGATATTTCCTGAAAAATAACCGGGAAAAATCATCCTGTAAGAGAACTTGATAAATGATAATCCACCTTTTTAAGCTTATTCGCCCCAAACAATGGATCAAAAACTTTTTCGTTTTTGCTCCGCTGCTTTTTTCACGTCATATATTCCACCTGGAATATTTGATACCTTCGCTTGCGGCTTTTATAATATTTTCACTTGCATCAAGCGCGGTTTATATCATAAATGATATAATGGATGTTGAAAGCGACAGGGTGCATCCAAAGAAAAAATACCGTCCTATCGCATCAGGGGAAGTAAGCGTAAAGCAGGCAATGGTTTTTCTGGTTTTGATCGTTGTAGGCATAGCTGTTGGCTTGATCTTCCAGAGACCTGTATTTTCATTTGTAATTGTTCTTTACCTTATAACAAACCTTCTGTATTCACTTAAGGTCAAATCAATTGTACTGCTTGATGTTTTTTTCATTTCGTTCGGATTTATGCTTCGTGTACTTGGCGGCGCAGCCGCTATTGGAGTATCGGTATCAAGCTGGATGATA encodes:
- a CDS encoding T9SS type A sorting domain-containing protein, with the protein product MSKKPVKRTNLINAKAFSFVVVLVFFNQIVLGQEVVWQKTDLYSNWTTGNSIKQTSDGNYVIAGRRGGSGYWGFVAKLNNTGDTLWVRYLPATIGMTSVIETSTGDFVAVGDNRLVVKLRPDGSIIWMKNIPETGYSLYFYHLIETNDMKIIAVGKCETGSPTVRSGYMVKIDTNGNKLWSKIIRPGNTQSTIYHVKQLANGSLVLTGVITILNNLEQLLIKTNLNGDTLWTNKYGSISNEIGYNVFETLDFGYLIIGTIVYNNQYIKLYYTKTDSFGNLEWSKIYGDTNTYFNLRSSDCAVRVEYNNTYVITGVKSTEAFLLAIDPLGNKVWEKTYPLDTLEISGSSVDLCNDSSYVVSGDAFNFPPLELDAQFLYVLKTTKADPIGIQHTETEIPKKFQLHQNYPNPFNPGTVIKYEVPAPTDIIIKIFDTSGKEVEVLVAGYHRAGIYSTYLDATNYTSGVYFVKFTDNKTFSKSNKIVFIK
- a CDS encoding T9SS type A sorting domain-containing protein, with the translated sequence MKNKYTIITGVLFSLVIIAFYFVVGTHVNSVENEPSYKEKKINKPSGAMLSMQFLSEIRSFPEPDIPEDKFYRAFEYSKTMPQYDALYDSPTQWQSIGPNNIGGRSLCMEFSPVDTATLYMGSASGGLWKSVTGGLGANAWQRIETGYPSLAVSSIAIDSANPNVMYIGTGENYGYQYSLNGVDVRVTRGMYGIGILKTTNGGVNWSKSLDWSYNNQRGVWRVLLNPKNRNTVYAATSEGVWKSINAGSSWFQVLNYQMVMDMEINPVDTSILYISVGNLTNNVPNANVGIYKSTNAGTSWVKLTGGLPANWTGKTTIELYKGNPNFVYASVSNDLSYVGYYSSTDAGVTWTLKSTSVPIGNQGWYNNAHMVKSNDPNQIIVGTIDLVKSTNGGTSFVTKSDWSAWNEGATPPGEPEGLTSDFAHADHHYFISNPRDPDKIYCITDGGLYRSNDFGETYYSCNGGYVTTQFYAGFANSMQDSIFCIGGLQDNRSTFYQGTTAWYKTFVGDGMWCAVNAQNDNICYTEYTYGAIYRSTDRGVTWSQRPPPGSGNGNNYCFAAPFIACRSNSNIMYAGGTSIYRSTNGATSWQGPYGSFSGAKVLSMDGSATNTDTVYCGTIPVLNGAAATIWKTTNGTNWVNVGGGVLPNRYPTDIHVNPNNSMDVYATFGGFGNPHVYRSSNGGANWVNITSNLPDVPHQSICIDPLYTQNIYVGNDLGVYVSTNSGVNWSAFTTGMPFALVFDLTIVYPSRNIRATTHGNGIYERDLIENPIGIEPVTNEIPKQFSLSQNYPNPFNPSTKIKFSIPSVETDLRAVSLDIYDISGRLVNTILQQNIKPGSYEITFDATGLSSGVYFYKLSTSSFTETKKMMLVK
- a CDS encoding DUF971 domain-containing protein, coding for MTLTQFKRNPDNNSFHISFDDGMEFDITAKLLREHCPCAECSGEEVLLYKYSPVNKTPLTEDSFNLEKAEIVGNYAIQLHWKDGHNTGLYNWGLLRELALIKKAN
- the nadA gene encoding quinolinate synthase NadA, with the protein product METALNKPVIDLSPLNLEEEIIALKKRMNAVILAHYYQESEIQDLADHIGDSLELSRRAASTDADVIVFAGVHFMAETAKILNPGKKVLLPDLNAGCSLAEGCPAPMFKKFREQYPDHIVISYINCSAAVKALSDIICTSSNAVKIVEQLPADQKIIFAPDKNLGRYIMKKTGRNMLLWDGSCIVHETFSDKKIITLKTENPDALLIAHPECEEAVLNRADFIGSTSALLNFTRENPANEFIVATEEGIIYQMQKASPEKKFIPAPPEANCSCNECPYMKLNTMEKLYLCMKEGKPEIIIDEETRLKALRPIQRMLEMS
- a CDS encoding type II toxin-antitoxin system HicA family toxin, with the protein product MSKVPVLPYFKIISALQRKGWIIVKQKGSHIRLQKRLENEILKITVPAHKPVKRSTLSHILKQARLNLDDFLKLL
- a CDS encoding type II toxin-antitoxin system HicB family antitoxin, with the protein product MKLKIVLEPSDDGGYTVYVPSLPGCISEGENKEEAEANIIEAIELYLEPVDDEMILKEGVETKELVL
- the moeB gene encoding molybdopterin-synthase adenylyltransferase MoeB, which produces MANFPENITAENIELTSNELERYSRHLVIPEVGKHGQLKLKAASVLILGAGGLGSPISMYLAAAGVGRIGIVDFDELSYSNLQRQVLYSTNDVGHLKTELAKERLNEINPNIEITLYNERLTRDNALDILRDYDIIADGTDNFATRYLVNDACVILGKPFVYGSILRFDGQVSFFEPVHGPCYRCLYPEPPAPGDTPNCADGGVMGVLPGIIGSLQANEVIKFILGKGEMLNGRLLLIDALNMKFREVKFAKDPACPVCGSDPVITELIDYEQFCKNINSKENMTEHNEWEITVEEYKQRVDSGEKVYLLDIREPHERDISHIGGVLIPMSELPERMNELPQDKDTEIIVYCRTGNRSHHVTLYLKDNIGYSNVKNLLGGIHAWHDRIDPEVKKY
- a CDS encoding nucleotidyltransferase domain-containing protein; translated protein: MQNLNKENIIEFIRKNKTFLHDKYGVLSIGLMGSFARDEQKADSDIDFIVEFAEVDYSKLVKMTSFLEEKFKTKVDIIINNKYLSKKFKDLNEKDTINA
- a CDS encoding DUF86 domain-containing protein codes for the protein MPSDAIILNKFEIIKGSVLIILDRFKDVSAPDDFMTTPNGVMKLDSIAMRLQSIGESIKKIDKYRPELLRNYNEIDWNDIIKFRDFISHHYDLVNPEMIYNTCKEKLPILKSTIEKIINENFK